GCTGGACGGTCGTGATCCTGGGTGGGGTGGCACTGTTTATCGACACCCTCACCGCCTGGCTGACATATTCGATGCAGAAGGGCAGCGTGAACATCCGCGCGCTCTTCCTCCACAATCTCAGCGACGCATTGGCGTCCGTGGCGGTCATCGTCGGTGGTGTTCTCATCCTTCTTTACGACATCCGCTGGGTCGATCCGGCAATCACCATCGGGATTGCCGCCTATATCCTCTGGCTTGCCTTCAGCGAGATCGGCGGCCCGATCCGCACCCTGATGCTGGGCAGTCCGCCCGACATTGACACGGACGAGGTCATCGCAGCCGTGGAGAACATCGACGGTGTCGAGGAAGTCCATCACGCGCATTTCTGGCAGATGCAGGAACATCGCGCGGCGCTCGACACACATGTCGTGATCGCCGAGGACCGCTGGGGTGACCTGGAAAGCATCAAGACGGCAATCAAGACCCGCCTCGAAGAACAATTCGGAATCGACCATTCCACGCTGGAATTCGAGCGCCTCGGTAACAAACACAAAGATGCAGACAAATACGGACATGGATGAGGGGAGAACCACATGTGGAAGGAAATAAGTATCGAAGGTGACGGCGTGCTGGGGCTCGAATGCAGCGGTAAGTTGTCAGAACAGGATTTCAAGACGATGCACGCCTGGCTGGATCGCGAGTTGGCCAGAGCTCCGAAGAAGCCCGCGTTGGTAATTTTCATGGGAACGTTCGAGGGTTACGAAAGCGCCGCAGCGCTATGGACTGATATGAAAGTGGACATGCGGCACGGGAACGACTTCTCGCGGGTCGCGCTGGTCGCTGACCAGAAATGGATTGAGTGGAGCACGAAGGCGACGGATTTTGTAATGGCCCCTGAACTGAAGTGGTTTGAAAACGCTGCGGGATGTGCGGCTATTGCCTGGGCGCGACCGAAGGGATGATTAGCCGCCGCTCTTCACTCACGGCCTTGTGACTTTAAAGTGTTTGAAGCTCTAGTGGGTGGAGGTCGTAGAGATGACAAAATTCATCAAATCGGAGGTTTCATCATGAAACGAGTTAATAATATGTCAGTCACGCGTCGAACTGCGCTCCTTGGGGCCGCCGCAAGCGGTTTGGTTCTTGGAACCGGTAGAGTAGTGGCGCAGACAAACGGTGCTTTGGCAGTCAAGCCTGTTTTGGTCGCGGCCAAAACGCACGAGGTCCAGATGCTGAACCGCGGCGAAGCCGGAACCATGGTATATGAGCCCCGCTTCGTGTCTGCCGAAGTCGGAGATACCATCGTCTTTGTCCCGGAAGATAAGGGGCATAACGCCGAGAGCATCAAAGATATGTTGCCCGAAGACCAAGAGGATTTTGCAGGCAAAATCAATGAGGAGATCGAAGTCCAGCTGACGAGTGAAGGCTTAATCGGTGTCAAATGCAAGCCGCATTTTGGTATGGGCATGGTCATGATCATTCAAGTCGCGGGCGCACCCGTTCCAGATGATTTCCTCGAAGGCAAGATGCCCGGGAAAGCAAAAAAGGCGTTTGAAGAAATCCTGGCCGAGAACAAGCTTAGCTGATCTCTCTTCACGAGGGCAAAGGCAGGTCAGGTCAGCCTTCGATACGCGCAAGATTGGCAAACAATCGTCGAACGGTTGTATCAGTCTCTACAACGGGCATATCGAAGAGCTGTTCGGGCTGGGCAAGGTCGGAACCCGAGTGAAGCTGATCTAAAGTCGGTACATGCTTATGGAAGCATGCTCGGACCGGTTCGATTTTAGCAGCTGTGCTGGTATTAGCAGCATGCTCGGCTTCTGTCACTGATGTGCCTGACAACGCACAAATGGGACAACTGCTAGAATCTATCTCTTCCGTGGCGGAACCCGATCGGGATCTTAAGTCTGCGCCTCATTGCCGGAAGTCGGGTGCTACTGGTATCTGCACGTCGGGCTCGTTGAAACGTCTTGGGAGCTCCTGCGAAATTCTGGCGGCAAGGAAGAGCGCCAGTGGTATCAGCAACCAGATAAGATTCTGCGGCGCCGGGGTTCCGAGTGTGTTGACTGGCCCGCCACGGTCATGCGTCCACTATGTCGAAATTCGCCATGCAGCCCAGTTCAGTAAATTTGGCCTGATGGGTGTGAAACATGTAGAGCCCAGGTTCATGGTCGGCGAAGTTGAATTCGAGGATACCTCGTTCTGCCTGACATTGGGTGATGATGTCGATGGTACTCAGGGTTGGCGTCAATGTCATGCCTTGGTTGTAATAGTCGAAGAAACTGCATTGGAGGTGGAACGAGTTGATCGGATCAAACTCGATAGACAGCTTTAACATAGCCCTTACAGCCACTAGAGGTTCAAGATAAAAATGAGTTGGCTTTTCAACTTGATTCCTTGTTAGTCGTGAAATCGAATATCCCAGTCTTGACCTTTGGCTTAACGGGCCGGAGTGATGGCATTCAAATAACGGAAGGCAGGTTAATGCGAGCGATTATGCAAAAGCGAGCCGTGATGATTGCGACAACACTTTCGCTCACTGCCGGGTGCGCCATGCAGCCAGCCGAAACTGGCGGTACGGCAAACCAGATCGGAAATGTACCCGCAAACGTGGTCGCGCTGGCAGATCCTAATCAGGATATTTCAACCGCGCGCCTTTTGCCCGAAGATGGCTGCTTCTGGTACGAGCATCGCGGGCCGGTCGAGACGACTTTGGTGCCGCTGCGCAGTCCGGAAGGCAACCCGATTTGCGCTGCACGCGAAGCCTGAGACCGATCCGGTAGATCACATGGGCGGCCCCCGGAGCGCGCGCGCATCGCTTAGCTTCGCGGGCTGACGCTGTCCTGCGCTGAGTAAAGAAATGCTGTAGAGCCAATTTCTACGTTGGGGTAGAGTTCGTTGATGTGCGCCATGACCATTCGCACGCAGCCGGAACTCGCAAGACCGCCGATGCTTCTCGCATGCGGCGTGCCATGGATCCGTAGATAGGTATCCCGGTCGCCGACGAAAAGATAAAAGGCGCGCGATCCCAAGGCGTTTTCCGGACCGGGCTCCATGCCATCGGCGACGTCAACGTAGAGTTCCGGATCGCGATCAATCATGTTCCGGGTCGGCTGCCAGTGCGGCCAGCGAACCTTGCGCTTGATCGTGTAAGTGCCCGGTTCGTAGAGCTTTCCGCGCGCAATTGCCACGCCATAGCGCATCGCTGTGCCGCCTTTTTCGATGTGGTAGAGATAGCGAGCCACAGCATCCACATGGATGTCTCCCGGCACGAGCCCGTCGTTCGCGACTACGCGAGTGGGGAGAAAACGCGGTTGCAGGCCCCAAGGATTGGAAGTCTCCAGGTTGAATCCGGGCGGCGTCACCTGTGCGTCCCAAGCAGCCTTTTGCGCTTCGGTCGGCCAAGTGTTTGCGAAGACCGGGCTGGCAATCGGCGCAGAGAAAAGGGCGGCAGTAGTCATCACGAAATGGCGTCTTGACAGCATAGTATATTTTTCCAACTCTGTTAGGCGAAGGCCGCAGTACAAGAAACGGCGTTTGGTGTGTCTTAGGACCTCCACCAACTAGAGCTTCAAGGGGTTTCTGTTGAGGTTGTTGCTTGGCCAGCTTCTATATTGATCGTTTTATCGTTTGGCTATGATTGGCACACATAGAGCATGCCGAAAGGTGATCTTAGCTTTGCAAGATTGTCTATTTTCATCAAACCCAATAGGTATAGTGAAAATTGCAGGTATCGCCGTTGCGCCAACGATCCCACGCCATATAATATACATAACTATGGTTATGGCGTTTACATCTGATAGCCTTGGTTTTTCATGCGTTTGGCGTCCTCCGCAAGCGCGTCAACTGCACACCCCTCATCGCGGAACAGACGATAAGATACCCTTCTTGACGTGCCAGCATATCCCCATTCTCGGACAAGAAACGCGCAGCCGAAAAGGTCGCGCTGCACTGTCAAAAGGAAAAACCGGCGGGTTTTGCGGTCAGGGTCTGTGCGAAGCAAGCGCAGAGCCGTGGGGAACATTTCGATTTGGTCTGCGCCGGTCACTCGTCTTTGTTCCAGGTCTTGCTATCGGTTAGAAACCGCTCGTATCTCTGGCCTGTGATGCGCATTTCCTCCCATACGCGAGCGCGCTCGGCATCGAGGCAGGCAGTGTATTGCGAAGCGTCACGAAAATACTGGTTAAACTCGTCATAAAACTCGTCGCGAAACTCCTTTGCCAACTCCATGTCGGTCAGCTCGGGTGCGATTGGTGGATCACACCATTCAGCGTTGGCAACACCTGGGCCAAGGATAGTCAGCGCCGCGATGATGATCGAAAGAGGTTTCATGGTCTGATTATCCCTTCTTTGACAGCCTGTCCGTGAATGGCCAGTTTAGCTGCAAAATGGTTCGCGCCGTAGGTCTTTTGGATTGCAGCAACACGTTGGTCATAGGCATCTTTCCCGATAGCCTTCCGAAGGTCGCTTTCGTGAAATGCTTTGTTTGCAAAGGGCGCTGGCCTTGCCATGAGGATTACCGGATCGGCGCAAGGTGGGGTTGGTGCGATTGGTTTTGGCGGCGCTTTCGGTGCCGACTCAAACTTGGGTTTGGCCTTGCGGACAAAGGCGATCAGCCACGACAGCGGCGCGCGGTTTCATACAGCCGGGCGTCCGTCGGATGGGCGATATTCTTCTCCATGACTGTGGTATCAACAGTCACCCGCTTGAGATCTTTACCCTTTACCACCCCAGCACGCTGTCCGGCCCTAATCGTCTCGGTTAGCAGCCACTCCACGCCTTCCTCACCGATACGATTGCGCCAACGTGTCATCGACGAGGGGTCGATCGGCAGGCGGTGCTGAAAGAATGTCTCGCCGCAGAAGTGCTGCCAGTAAGGATTTTCTGCCCACCGCGCCACGACGCCTTCGTCGGAAAGGGCAAAGGCATGCTGGAGATACAGCAGCCCCGCCACCAGCCGCGGCGGTGTTGCCGGGCGACCGGTGTGGGACGGAAAGAACCCGCCCCATTCACGATCGAAGGTTTCCCAGTCAATCAGTTCAGCGAGCTTCACCAGTTCGTGGCGCATGTCGATCATCTCGGCCAATCGGGCGCGGAAGAGATCATCCTGTTCAGAAGGCGGCGTTTTGGGCTTCATATCGTGGCTCAAATTTGCAGGGTTTCTATTGCCAGAATACAAAACCTTGCGAGACTTGCCCAACAAAATCGCCATTTTTCCGATATAATTCAGATAGATGGGAGTTATTCAGGGCGGACTACTTATTCTAATTGGGGAGAAAACAAAGAACCTGTATAAGTTCGTCAGATGGGAGATAGATTTAGCTATTGAACTCGAGCTTCCAATCATTGCCGTCAATCTGAATAATAGTCGTTTTCAGGATGAACTCTGCCCGCCCATTATACGTGACAAGTGCGTGGTACACGTTCCATTCAAGCTTCGACCCATTCAGCATGCGATTTTGAATTGGCCTGGCGAATTCAAAGGACTTGATCTACAAACAAAGGCAGGCGGCGCAAGACACTTTAACGATGGTCTATATCGTCAGTGGGAATAAGCTCATTTTAGCTTTGCTGCCAACTTGGCCCAGGGAACAGCCTTAATCCCATTCTTTTGTAGCCACTCCGGTTTCTTTCCAGAGTACTTTTCTCCCGCATGAACAGCAATAACTGCTTTCCCCAGCTTTAGGCTCTGCTCAACTTCCCACTTCACCCACCGACTTTGAGCTGTTGAATCGGATAGATATACGACGGTTGTTGAACATCGTTTTATTCGTTCAGAGATTTTTTCTCTTATGTATTCAGCTCGTTTGCTATCATAGGGAGCCCTTACCGAGTGATCGTTAAACTCGATGTCACTGTTGTCGTTCTTGGCCTGAGCACGTAGCAAATTCACTTCATTCATGTCTTCCGCAGCGAAGCTGATGAAAACATTCTTTTTGCCGCCAGCGAGCGCTTCACGGGCTTTCTGCTCTAGTGAACTAACATCACCAAGACGGTTCCAACCGCCACCACCACCACCTCCCATCTAAGCCTCCTCGAAATTGAATTCGTTGCACGCAATGCAAGCTCCGCAGGCATCATCCAGACCCAAATGGCATGAATAGGTGCCAATGATGCCCTTCGCTTGAGCTAGCGCGACGACATCGATTTTATGGAAGGCCGACAGTGGCGCAAGAACTCGAATTTCCCTACCCATGCAGCGTCCAATTATGGCTTCTGCATCTTTTAGGAAGGCATCAGTTTGGTCAGGAAATAGGCTAGCATCCTCGTGAAGTAGCCCTATCGAGACAGCATCCGCATCTCTTTGAAACGCATAGCTAGCGGCGACTAACAGGAACAGCATGTTGCGCCCCGGCGTAAATGCATCCTCCAACACACGCAATGTTGGATCGGTCAG
This genomic window from Roseovarius sp. M141 contains:
- a CDS encoding cation diffusion facilitator family transporter; the encoded protein is MPHDHAHMEPKEGDRRVAVAIWANGLLTVAQIVGGILSGSLALIADAIHNLSDMASLVIAFGARKIARRPADAKMTFGYGRVEIVAALINYTSLIIIGLYLVYEGAMRFVDPVQIEGWTVVILGGVALFIDTLTAWLTYSMQKGSVNIRALFLHNLSDALASVAVIVGGVLILLYDIRWVDPAITIGIAAYILWLAFSEIGGPIRTLMLGSPPDIDTDEVIAAVENIDGVEEVHHAHFWQMQEHRAALDTHVVIAEDRWGDLESIKTAIKTRLEEQFGIDHSTLEFERLGNKHKDADKYGHG
- a CDS encoding STAS/SEC14 domain-containing protein, translating into MWKEISIEGDGVLGLECSGKLSEQDFKTMHAWLDRELARAPKKPALVIFMGTFEGYESAAALWTDMKVDMRHGNDFSRVALVADQKWIEWSTKATDFVMAPELKWFENAAGCAAIAWARPKG
- a CDS encoding pseudoazurin — translated: MKRVNNMSVTRRTALLGAAASGLVLGTGRVVAQTNGALAVKPVLVAAKTHEVQMLNRGEAGTMVYEPRFVSAEVGDTIVFVPEDKGHNAESIKDMLPEDQEDFAGKINEEIEVQLTSEGLIGVKCKPHFGMGMVMIIQVAGAPVPDDFLEGKMPGKAKKAFEEILAENKLS
- a CDS encoding L,D-transpeptidase, whose product is MLSRRHFVMTTAALFSAPIASPVFANTWPTEAQKAAWDAQVTPPGFNLETSNPWGLQPRFLPTRVVANDGLVPGDIHVDAVARYLYHIEKGGTAMRYGVAIARGKLYEPGTYTIKRKVRWPHWQPTRNMIDRDPELYVDVADGMEPGPENALGSRAFYLFVGDRDTYLRIHGTPHARSIGGLASSGCVRMVMAHINELYPNVEIGSTAFLYSAQDSVSPRS
- a CDS encoding WGR domain-containing protein, which gives rise to MFPTALRLLRTDPDRKTRRFFLLTVQRDLFGCAFLVREWGYAGTSRRVSYRLFRDEGCAVDALAEDAKRMKNQGYQM
- a CDS encoding TIR domain-containing protein — encoded protein: MGVIQGGLLILIGEKTKNLYKFVRWEIDLAIELELPIIAVNLNNSRFQDELCPPIIRDKCVVHVPFKLRPIQHAILNWPGEFKGLDLQTKAGGARHFNDGLYRQWE
- a CDS encoding TIR domain-containing protein translates to MGGGGGGGWNRLGDVSSLEQKAREALAGGKKNVFISFAAEDMNEVNLLRAQAKNDNSDIEFNDHSVRAPYDSKRAEYIREKISERIKRCSTTVVYLSDSTAQSRWVKWEVEQSLKLGKAVIAVHAGEKYSGKKPEWLQKNGIKAVPWAKLAAKLK
- a CDS encoding 7-cyano-7-deazaguanine synthase, which gives rise to MSVVTLVSGGLDSSLVALLAKEEGLEQFPLFVDYGQRARDKELDACRRVLARLDLPAPEVAGLGGFGSLIRSGLTDPTLRVLEDAFTPGRNMLFLLVAASYAFQRDADAVSIGLLHEDASLFPDQTDAFLKDAEAIIGRCMGREIRVLAPLSAFHKIDVVALAQAKGIIGTYSCHLGLDDACGACIACNEFNFEEA